From one Botrytis cinerea B05.10 chromosome 7, complete sequence genomic stretch:
- the Bcrio1 gene encoding Bcrio1, which yields MADNNDIPTPVSAAAGQEPSHTYIPNQGYAHPATSDAPPMTPTSGENTEYAADNEDDAYDDLFDEEDDGYVDDVDYDPSSGDLTKSYNRQRKLNDATATGAPRINPQRPAANTKASVDDQITSLSKHAAKIRLDGSFDGGHKTHGKDKSDRATSEQVLDPRTRMILLQMINRGIVSEVNGCLSTGKEANVYGALSIPSTDADSQPIHRAIKVYKTSILVFKDRDRYVTGEHRFRSGYNKGNNRAMVKVWAEKEFRNLKRLHLAGIPCPEPVHLRLHVLVMGFLGDKKGWAAPRLRDVELSGDDVDEQYRLLYLQLIGLMRRMYQTCKLVHADLSEYNVLYHQKKLFIIDVSQSVEHDHPRSLEFLRMDIKNVSDFFKRKNVEVLSEQTIYQFITFHDGPTQEPGLSEALEKLLLERPEEDETEEAVAKRQVENEVYRQQYIPQTLEQVYDFERDAEKVGKGERGDLVYRNLLAADKMPMSSGNEADAEDTMGDGTSQASDDDEDGEGDEDGEDGDDDDDEKRFEKGTPRGKRFEDKDAKKEHKKAVKEEKREKRKDKIPKHLKKKLVSSTAKHKH from the coding sequence ATGGCAGATAATAACGATATACCCACACCTGTATCTGCTGCAGCAGGACAAGAACCGTCTCACACATATATTCCAAATCAAGGATATGCCCACCCCGCCACTTCAGATGCCCCTCCAATGACTCCAACTTCTGGTGAAAATACAGAATATGCCGCAGATAACGAAGACGATGCATACGATGATTTATtcgatgaggaagatgatggataCGTTGACGATGTCGATTATGACCCATCTTCCGGTGACTTAACCAAATCCTACAACCGTCAACGCAAGCTCAATGATGCCACCGCCACTGGTGCACCTCGAATAAACCCCCAAAGACCGGCTGCGAATACCAAGGCAAGTGTCGATGATCAGATCACCAGTTTGTCAAAACATGCTGCTAAGATCAGATTGGATGGCAGTTTCGATGGAGGTCATAAAACACATGGAAAAGATAAATCGGATCGTGCGACGAGTGAACAAGTTTTGGATCCTCGTACACGTATGATTTTACTTCAAATGATCAATAGAGGTATTGTTTCCGAAGTAAACGGATGTTTAAGTACGGGTAAAGAAGCCAACGTGTATGGGGCCTTATCAATTCCTTCGACGGACGCAGACTCGCAACCAATTCACCGGGCTATCAAGGTCTACAAGACTAGTATCTTGGTCTTCAAGGATCGTGATCGTTATGTTACTGGTGAACATAGATTCAGATCAGGATACAATAAAGGAAATAATAGAGCTATGGTCAAAGTTTGGGCTGAGAAAGAGTTCCGAAATTTAAAACGTCTACATTTGGCTGGTATCCCTTGTCCAGAACCTGTCCATCTACGTCTACATGTCCTTGTCATGGGGTTCCTAGGTGATAAAAAGGGATGGGCCGCACCGAGACTTCGAGATGTAGAGCTATCTGGTGACGATGTCGACGAACAGTATCGATTGCTCTATCTACAGCTCATTGGACTTATGCGAAGAATGTACCAAACATGTAAACTTGTTCACGCAGATCTGAGTGAGTATAACGTGTTATACCATCAGAAAAAACTTTTCATCATCGATGTTTCTCAAAGTGTTGAGCACGACCATCCCCGTTCATTGGAATTTCTCCGAATGGATATCAAGAACGTATCCGATTTCTTCAAGCGCAAGAATGTCGAAGTCCTATCCGAACAAACTATTTACCAATTCATCACTTTCCATGACGGACCAACCCAGGAGCCAGGGCTTAGTGAAGCGCTCGAGAAATTACTTCTTGAAAGGcctgaagaagatgaaactGAAGAAGCTGTCGCCAAACGACAAGTAGAAAATGAAGTTTACCGTCAACAATACATACCACAAACTCTAGAACAAGTCTACGATTTTGAGCGCGATGCCGAGAAAGTAGGAAAGGGTGAACGAGGCGACCTTGTGTATCGAAATTTGTTGGCTGCGGACAAAATGCCTATGTCTTCTGGCAACGAAGCGGATGCAGAGGATACGATGGGTGATGGTACTAGTCAGGccagtgatgatgatgaagatggggaaggtgatgaagatggagaggatggagatgatgacgatgatgagaagagatttgagaaggGTACACCCAGGGGAAAGAGATTCGAGGATAAAGATGCTAAGAAG
- the Bcrio1 gene encoding Bcrio1: MILLQMINRGIVSEVNGCLSTGKEANVYGALSIPSTDADSQPIHRAIKVYKTSILVFKDRDRYVTGEHRFRSGYNKGNNRAMVKVWAEKEFRNLKRLHLAGIPCPEPVHLRLHVLVMGFLGDKKGWAAPRLRDVELSGDDVDEQYRLLYLQLIGLMRRMYQTCKLVHADLSEYNVLYHQKKLFIIDVSQSVEHDHPRSLEFLRMDIKNVSDFFKRKNVEVLSEQTIYQFITFHDGPTQEPGLSEALEKLLLERPEEDETEEAVAKRQVENEVYRQQYIPQTLEQVYDFERDAEKVGKGERGDLVYRNLLAADKMPMSSGNEADAEDTMGDGTSQASDDDEDGEGDEDGEDGDDDDDEKRFEKGTPRGKRFEDKDAKKEHKKAVKEEKREKRKDKIPKHLKKKLVSSTAKHKH, encoded by the coding sequence ATGATTTTACTTCAAATGATCAATAGAGGTATTGTTTCCGAAGTAAACGGATGTTTAAGTACGGGTAAAGAAGCCAACGTGTATGGGGCCTTATCAATTCCTTCGACGGACGCAGACTCGCAACCAATTCACCGGGCTATCAAGGTCTACAAGACTAGTATCTTGGTCTTCAAGGATCGTGATCGTTATGTTACTGGTGAACATAGATTCAGATCAGGATACAATAAAGGAAATAATAGAGCTATGGTCAAAGTTTGGGCTGAGAAAGAGTTCCGAAATTTAAAACGTCTACATTTGGCTGGTATCCCTTGTCCAGAACCTGTCCATCTACGTCTACATGTCCTTGTCATGGGGTTCCTAGGTGATAAAAAGGGATGGGCCGCACCGAGACTTCGAGATGTAGAGCTATCTGGTGACGATGTCGACGAACAGTATCGATTGCTCTATCTACAGCTCATTGGACTTATGCGAAGAATGTACCAAACATGTAAACTTGTTCACGCAGATCTGAGTGAGTATAACGTGTTATACCATCAGAAAAAACTTTTCATCATCGATGTTTCTCAAAGTGTTGAGCACGACCATCCCCGTTCATTGGAATTTCTCCGAATGGATATCAAGAACGTATCCGATTTCTTCAAGCGCAAGAATGTCGAAGTCCTATCCGAACAAACTATTTACCAATTCATCACTTTCCATGACGGACCAACCCAGGAGCCAGGGCTTAGTGAAGCGCTCGAGAAATTACTTCTTGAAAGGcctgaagaagatgaaactGAAGAAGCTGTCGCCAAACGACAAGTAGAAAATGAAGTTTACCGTCAACAATACATACCACAAACTCTAGAACAAGTCTACGATTTTGAGCGCGATGCCGAGAAAGTAGGAAAGGGTGAACGAGGCGACCTTGTGTATCGAAATTTGTTGGCTGCGGACAAAATGCCTATGTCTTCTGGCAACGAAGCGGATGCAGAGGATACGATGGGTGATGGTACTAGTCAGGccagtgatgatgatgaagatggggaaggtgatgaagatggagaggatggagatgatgacgatgatgagaagagatttgagaaggGTACACCCAGGGGAAAGAGATTCGAGGATAAAGATGCTAAGAAG